A region of Sphingomonas sp. DNA encodes the following proteins:
- a CDS encoding TlpA family protein disulfide reductase, whose product MALESWSLRLTIALLPALATGLVLAGCDRQNAASPQGNAAGAAALGTAAPPAGQRYPTGRLDRSHAGTLAPDVPFEDPQGRPVTMAAFRGRTVLVNLWATWCGPCIVEMPALDALAAREGDDLLVLALSQDMNGRAKVTDFFAQRNFAELEPYLDPRLDFMMSLRVDTLPTTILYDAEGREVWRMTGLAEWGDERTTNLIREADAG is encoded by the coding sequence ATCGCATTGGAGTCCTGGTCCTTGCGGCTGACGATTGCTCTTCTCCCTGCCCTCGCGACGGGCCTCGTACTGGCGGGATGCGATAGGCAAAACGCCGCGTCCCCGCAAGGCAACGCCGCCGGGGCGGCCGCCCTCGGAACCGCCGCGCCGCCCGCCGGGCAGCGTTACCCCACCGGCCGGCTCGATCGCTCCCATGCCGGCACGCTTGCGCCCGACGTCCCGTTCGAGGATCCGCAGGGCCGTCCGGTGACGATGGCCGCCTTCCGGGGGCGCACCGTGCTGGTCAATCTGTGGGCGACCTGGTGCGGCCCGTGCATCGTCGAAATGCCGGCGCTCGACGCGCTCGCCGCGCGCGAGGGCGACGATCTCCTTGTCCTGGCGCTCAGCCAGGACATGAACGGGCGGGCGAAGGTCACCGATTTCTTCGCCCAGCGCAATTTCGCCGAGCTCGAGCCCTATCTCGATCCCCGCCTCGATTTCATGATGAGCCTGCGCGTCGACACCCTGCCCACCACCATCCTCTACGATGCCGAAGGGCGGGAGGTCTGGCGCATGACCGGCCTCGCCGAATGGGGCGACGAGCGCACCACGAACCTGATCCGCGAGGCGGACGCGGGATAG
- a CDS encoding HNH endonuclease, with protein sequence MYHPDLLRHPNSCPALVLNADYTPLSYYPLSLWSWQTAVKAVFLERVDIVASYQRKVHSPNLELSLPSVIALRQYVRPSEYPAFTRFNLFLRDRFQCQYCGGIQELTFDHVVPRAQGGRTTWENVAAACAPCNLRKGGRTPKQAHMHIRRHPFRPTTWQLQEHGRSFPPGYLHESWRDYLYWNVELEA encoded by the coding sequence GTGTACCACCCCGATCTCCTCCGTCATCCGAACAGCTGCCCGGCGCTGGTGCTGAACGCCGATTATACGCCGCTTTCCTATTATCCGCTCAGCCTGTGGTCGTGGCAGACGGCGGTCAAGGCGGTGTTCCTGGAGCGGGTCGACATCGTCGCCTCCTATCAGCGCAAGGTGCACAGCCCCAATCTGGAGCTCAGCCTGCCGAGCGTGATCGCGCTGCGTCAATATGTCCGGCCCAGCGAATATCCCGCCTTCACGCGGTTCAACCTGTTCCTGCGCGATCGCTTCCAGTGCCAATATTGCGGCGGCATCCAGGAGCTGACCTTCGATCATGTCGTGCCGCGCGCGCAGGGCGGGCGCACGACCTGGGAGAATGTGGCCGCCGCCTGCGCGCCGTGCAACCTCAGGAAGGGCGGCCGCACGCCGAAGCAGGCCCATATGCACATCCGCCGCCATCCCTTCCGCCCGACCACCTGGCAGCTCCAGGAGCATGGCCGCTCCTTCCCGCCCGGCTATCTTCACGAAAGCTGGCGCGACTATCTCTACTGGAACGTCGAGCTGGAGGCTTGA
- a CDS encoding cob(I)yrinic acid a,c-diamide adenosyltransferase: MVRLNKIYTRTGDAGETGLVDGSRVSKASPRMIAIGDVDEANCAIGVAMLHIGDEAAAKLARIQNELFDLGADLATPGEDFAASETALRITAGQIDRLEAEIDRMNADLEPLRSFILPGGEQAAGLHFARAVVRRAERSAVEAAQSLSLNPLALTYLNRLSDHLFVLARWVARDDGGDILWKPGATRAG, from the coding sequence ATGGTCCGGCTGAACAAGATCTACACGCGCACCGGCGATGCCGGCGAGACCGGGCTGGTCGACGGATCGCGCGTTTCCAAGGCGAGCCCGCGCATGATCGCGATCGGCGACGTCGACGAGGCGAACTGCGCGATCGGTGTCGCCATGCTTCATATCGGCGACGAGGCGGCGGCCAAGCTGGCGCGCATCCAGAACGAACTGTTCGATCTCGGCGCCGACCTGGCCACGCCCGGCGAGGATTTCGCCGCCAGCGAGACGGCGCTCCGCATCACCGCCGGGCAGATCGACCGGCTGGAGGCCGAGATCGACCGGATGAACGCGGACCTGGAGCCCTTGCGGAGCTTCATCCTGCCCGGCGGCGAGCAGGCGGCCGGCCTTCATTTCGCCCGCGCCGTGGTGCGCCGGGCCGAGCGGTCCGCGGTCGAGGCGGCGCAGAGCCTTTCGCTCAATCCGCTCGCGCTCACCTATCTCAACCGGTTGTCGGACCATTTGTTCGTGCTGGCGCGTTGGGTGGCGCGTGACGATGGCGGGGATATCCTCTGGAAGCCTGGAGCGACACGCGCGGGCTGA
- a CDS encoding cation transporter, translating to MAGHHHHDHGGHAHGHAHAHAPKDFGRAFAIGITLNVLFVAAEAAAGIVFNSMALLADAGHNLVDVVGLAIAWLGAGLAKRAPTRRFTWGYRGASILASLSNGVLLLIAVGAITAEALGRFRDPPDVPGGVVILVAAIGVVVNFGTALLFVSGRKKDINIQGAYLHMAADAAVSAGVVLAGFAMIWTGALWIDPAISLVIAAIILWSTWDLLKQSVLLSMGAVPQGIETEEVEAALAEMPGVTAVHDLHIWAAGTSATVMTAHLVIDGPYPGNGFLQDAQRTMHDRFGIGHVTLQIEVEGGADCADCGAPAHGY from the coding sequence TTGGCCGGGCACCATCATCACGATCATGGCGGCCATGCGCACGGCCACGCCCATGCCCATGCGCCGAAGGATTTCGGCCGCGCCTTCGCGATCGGCATCACGCTCAACGTACTGTTCGTCGCCGCCGAGGCGGCCGCCGGGATCGTCTTCAACTCGATGGCGCTGCTGGCCGACGCGGGGCACAATCTGGTCGACGTGGTCGGCCTCGCCATCGCCTGGCTCGGCGCGGGGCTGGCCAAGCGCGCGCCGACGCGGCGCTTCACCTGGGGCTATCGCGGCGCCTCGATCCTCGCCTCGCTGAGCAACGGCGTGCTGCTGCTGATCGCGGTGGGGGCGATCACGGCCGAGGCGCTCGGCCGGTTCCGCGATCCGCCCGACGTGCCGGGCGGCGTGGTGATCCTGGTCGCGGCGATCGGCGTCGTCGTCAATTTCGGCACGGCCCTGCTGTTCGTCAGCGGGCGCAAGAAGGACATCAACATCCAGGGCGCCTATCTCCACATGGCCGCCGACGCGGCGGTGTCCGCCGGCGTGGTCCTGGCCGGCTTCGCGATGATCTGGACCGGGGCGCTGTGGATCGACCCGGCGATCAGCCTGGTCATCGCCGCGATCATCCTGTGGAGCACCTGGGACCTGCTCAAGCAATCGGTGCTGCTCTCGATGGGCGCGGTGCCGCAGGGGATCGAGACCGAGGAGGTCGAGGCCGCGCTGGCCGAGATGCCGGGCGTCACGGCGGTCCACGATCTCCACATCTGGGCGGCGGGCACCAGCGCGACCGTGATGACCGCGCATCTGGTGATCGACGGGCCCTATCCGGGCAACGGCTTCCTGCAGGACGCGCAGCGGACGATGCACGACCGTTTCGGCATCGGCCACGTCACGCTCCAGATCGAGGTGGAAGGCGGCGCGGACTGCGCCGATTGCGGGGCGCCGGCGCACGGCTATTGA
- the egtB gene encoding ergothioneine biosynthesis protein EgtB → MATQARPDMASALGARYAEVRRLSLDIAAPLSDADATIQPMPDASPAKWHLAHTTWFFETFVLRDHVPGYHVRDDGWAYLFNSYYEGEGERQPRDRRGMLSRPSLDEVRAWRAGVDAAMLDALDGLSEAARDLVELGLHHEQQHQELMLMDLKATFAENPLASALWPAAPEAAGGDPGPIGWIEGREGLVEIGHGGGTFAFDCEGPRHKVFVHRHALADRLVTNGEWAEFVDAGGYRDPLLWLADGWAWVKEHGIEAPLYWRRDEGGWRRFGLDGLRAVDAAEPVCHISYYEAEAFARWAGARLPTEAEWESAAAGLDPDGGNQLDRAGAVRPLPSGDSAPGVPRQMFGDVWEWTGSAYLPYPGFRPAAGAVGEYNGKFMCAQMVLRGGCCATPRGHMRASYRNFYYPHQRWMFSGLRLAKDL, encoded by the coding sequence ATGGCGACACAGGCCCGGCCCGACATGGCGAGCGCGCTCGGCGCGCGTTATGCCGAGGTGCGCCGGCTCAGCCTCGACATCGCCGCACCGCTCTCCGACGCCGATGCGACGATCCAGCCCATGCCCGACGCCTCGCCGGCGAAATGGCATCTGGCGCATACGACCTGGTTCTTCGAGACCTTCGTGCTGCGCGACCATGTGCCGGGTTATCATGTGCGGGACGACGGCTGGGCCTATCTCTTCAACTCCTATTACGAGGGCGAAGGCGAGCGGCAGCCGCGCGACCGGCGCGGGATGCTGAGCCGGCCCTCGCTGGACGAAGTACGGGCGTGGCGAGCCGGGGTGGATGCGGCGATGCTGGATGCGCTGGACGGGCTTTCGGAGGCGGCGCGCGACCTGGTCGAACTGGGCCTCCACCACGAGCAGCAGCATCAGGAGCTGATGCTGATGGATCTGAAGGCGACGTTCGCCGAGAATCCGCTGGCGTCCGCGCTCTGGCCCGCCGCGCCGGAAGCGGCGGGCGGCGATCCAGGGCCGATCGGCTGGATCGAGGGCCGGGAGGGGTTGGTCGAGATCGGCCATGGCGGCGGAACTTTCGCCTTCGATTGCGAGGGGCCGCGCCACAAGGTTTTTGTCCATCGTCATGCTCTCGCCGATCGGCTGGTGACGAACGGCGAATGGGCCGAATTCGTCGATGCGGGCGGCTATCGCGATCCCTTGCTCTGGCTGGCCGACGGCTGGGCCTGGGTGAAAGAGCATGGAATCGAGGCGCCGCTTTACTGGCGGCGGGACGAAGGCGGCTGGCGGCGCTTCGGGCTGGACGGGCTGCGCGCCGTCGATGCCGCCGAGCCTGTCTGCCATATCAGCTATTATGAGGCCGAGGCCTTCGCCCGCTGGGCCGGCGCGCGGCTGCCGACCGAGGCGGAATGGGAGTCGGCGGCGGCCGGGCTGGACCCGGACGGGGGCAATCAGCTCGACCGGGCCGGCGCGGTTCGGCCGCTGCCTTCGGGAGACAGTGCTCCGGGCGTCCCCCGCCAGATGTTCGGCGATGTGTGGGAATGGACCGGCAGCGCCTATCTGCCCTATCCGGGCTTCCGCCCCGCGGCGGGCGCCGTGGGCGAATATAACGGCAAGTTCATGTGCGCGCAGATGGTCTTGCGCGGCGGATGCTGCGCCACGCCGCGCGGCCATATGCGGGCGAGCTACCGCAATTTCTATTATCCCCATCAGCGCTGGATGTTCTCGGGGCTGCGGCTGGCGAAGGATCTGTAA
- a CDS encoding peroxiredoxin, translated as MRALAPIVVAALALMPVAALPALPEGARAPDFTTTGALAGRPFRLHLAEQLRHGPVVLYFYPRAFTEGCTAEANAFSEASAEFSRLGARVIGMSADDYDTLRRFSVEACRNAFPVATASAETIRAYDVLLREGANLTNRTSYVIAPDGRILHVHSNMDWREHVTSTLAAVRQWHARQR; from the coding sequence ATGCGTGCCCTCGCCCCGATCGTCGTCGCCGCGCTCGCGCTGATGCCTGTTGCCGCCCTGCCGGCCTTGCCCGAAGGTGCCCGCGCCCCCGATTTCACCACCACCGGCGCGCTCGCCGGGCGGCCCTTCCGCCTGCATCTCGCCGAGCAGCTCCGCCACGGTCCGGTGGTGCTCTATTTCTATCCGCGCGCCTTCACCGAAGGCTGCACCGCCGAGGCCAATGCCTTTTCCGAAGCCTCGGCCGAATTCAGCCGGCTCGGCGCGCGCGTGATCGGCATGTCGGCAGACGATTACGACACGCTGCGCCGCTTCTCGGTCGAGGCGTGCCGCAACGCCTTCCCGGTCGCGACCGCCAGCGCGGAGACGATCCGCGCCTATGACGTGCTGCTGCGCGAGGGCGCCAATCTCACCAACCGCACCTCCTACGTGATCGCGCCGGACGGGCGGATTCTCCATGTCCACAGCAATATGGACTGGCGCGAGCATGTGACGAGCACGCTGGCCGCCGTGCGCCAGTGGCATGCGCGGCAGCGATAA
- a CDS encoding zinc transporter ZntB — MDFALVVGDGPARALTLDEAAAYKGAGFLWIHLEGRDAEDLVRLKARDDIPDIAAGALIATETRPRCDEIGNGALINLRGPGDCDPADSDRLVSIRLWVTDREVTSLSRRPLGATNMVRAKMEAGHVVDSGDLVAAFAWAISTELDPEVAALGDALDEVESDLEGEQLYRLRRTITRVRSDAIGFRRFVAPDRDALRTLAALEFDWLAKDDRLHIVEAADRFARMAEELEAVRERAALLHEQITDLRAEQIDQRALLISIVAFIFLPLTFITGLLGMNVEGIPYARAPWAFWGVAGFCIAIGLGVLVWFYRSHWLRR, encoded by the coding sequence ATGGATTTCGCGCTCGTCGTCGGCGACGGTCCGGCGCGGGCGCTGACGCTCGACGAGGCCGCCGCCTACAAGGGCGCCGGCTTCCTGTGGATCCATCTGGAAGGCCGCGACGCGGAGGACCTCGTCCGGCTGAAGGCGCGCGACGACATTCCCGATATCGCCGCCGGCGCGCTGATCGCCACCGAGACGCGGCCGCGCTGCGACGAGATCGGCAATGGCGCGCTCATCAACCTGCGCGGGCCGGGCGACTGCGATCCGGCGGATTCGGACCGGCTCGTCTCGATCCGGCTGTGGGTGACGGACCGGGAAGTGACATCGCTGAGCCGCCGCCCGCTGGGGGCCACGAACATGGTCCGCGCCAAGATGGAGGCGGGCCATGTGGTCGATTCCGGCGATCTGGTCGCCGCCTTCGCCTGGGCGATCTCGACCGAGCTGGACCCGGAAGTCGCGGCGCTGGGCGACGCCCTCGACGAGGTGGAAAGCGACCTGGAGGGCGAGCAACTCTATCGGCTGCGCCGGACGATCACCAGGGTGCGTTCCGACGCGATCGGCTTCCGCCGCTTCGTCGCGCCCGACCGGGACGCGCTGCGCACCCTCGCGGCGCTGGAGTTCGACTGGCTGGCCAAGGACGACCGGCTGCACATCGTCGAGGCGGCCGACCGCTTCGCGCGGATGGCCGAGGAGCTGGAGGCGGTGCGCGAGCGCGCGGCTTTGCTGCACGAGCAGATCACCGATTTGCGCGCCGAGCAGATCGACCAGCGCGCGCTGCTGATCTCGATCGTCGCCTTCATCTTCCTGCCGCTGACCTTCATCACCGGGCTGCTCGGCATGAATGTCGAGGGCATCCCCTATGCCCGCGCGCCCTGGGCCTTCTGGGGCGTGGCCGGCTTCTGCATCGCGATCGGCCTGGGCGTGCTGGTCTGGTTCTACCGGTCCCACTGGCTGCGGCGGTAA
- the gluQRS gene encoding tRNA glutamyl-Q(34) synthetase GluQRS: MQPVTRFAPSPTGRLHLGHAFSALAAHDFARELDGSFLLRIEDIDPGRTRAAFVDGIFEDLLWLGLEWDGEIVYQSERLDAYAGALERLKAAGLLYPCFCTRADIAASVSAPHGPEGAVYPRTCRGLVDPDLSRPHAWRLDMGKAVTRAVSLEWTDHGRPIAATPEMFGDVVLARKDAPASYHLAVTIDDAAQGVTDVTRGRDLFASAHVHRLLQALLELPTPAYRHHELLAGADGERLAKRHGAPTLAELRERGADPAALVAGLRTGKLPAGYSLGEA; the protein is encoded by the coding sequence ATGCAGCCCGTCACCCGTTTCGCCCCCTCGCCCACCGGCCGGCTCCATCTCGGCCACGCTTTCTCCGCGCTCGCCGCGCACGATTTCGCCCGGGAACTGGACGGGAGCTTCCTGCTGCGGATCGAGGATATCGATCCGGGCCGCACCCGCGCCGCCTTCGTCGACGGGATTTTCGAGGACCTGCTGTGGCTCGGCCTCGAATGGGACGGGGAGATCGTCTACCAGTCCGAGCGGCTGGACGCCTATGCCGGGGCGCTGGAGCGGCTGAAGGCGGCGGGGCTGCTCTATCCCTGCTTCTGCACCCGCGCGGACATCGCGGCGAGCGTGAGCGCGCCGCATGGCCCGGAGGGAGCGGTCTATCCGAGGACGTGCCGGGGGCTCGTCGATCCCGATCTGTCGCGGCCGCATGCCTGGCGGCTGGACATGGGCAAGGCCGTGACGCGCGCGGTATCGCTGGAGTGGACCGACCACGGCCGGCCGATCGCCGCGACGCCGGAGATGTTCGGCGACGTGGTGCTGGCGCGCAAGGACGCGCCGGCCAGCTATCATCTGGCGGTGACGATCGACGACGCGGCGCAAGGCGTGACCGACGTAACGCGCGGGCGCGACCTGTTCGCATCCGCCCATGTCCATCGTCTGCTCCAGGCTTTGCTCGAGCTGCCGACCCCGGCCTATCGCCATCACGAGCTGCTGGCCGGCGCGGACGGCGAACGGCTCGCCAAGCGGCACGGCGCGCCGACCCTGGCCGAGCTGCGCGAGCGCGGCGCCGATCCCGCGGCACTTGTCGCCGGACTCAGAACCGGGAAATTGCCGGCTGGATATTCGCTCGGCGAAGCGTAA
- a CDS encoding HIG1 domain-containing protein, which translates to MTVLLVILLVLAAGATAYMLFRGLQGLLLGNVTPQQSQNLMRKRVLFQAVAIIIAMLILLLASGR; encoded by the coding sequence ATGACCGTTCTTCTCGTGATCCTCCTCGTCCTCGCCGCCGGCGCGACGGCCTATATGCTGTTCCGGGGCCTGCAGGGGCTGCTGCTGGGCAATGTGACGCCCCAGCAATCGCAGAACCTGATGCGCAAGCGCGTGCTGTTCCAGGCGGTGGCGATCATCATCGCCATGCTGATCCTGCTGCTCGCCAGCGGGCGCTGA
- the argH gene encoding argininosuccinate lyase: MWGGRFDEGPSAIMREINASIGFDKRLWRHDIAASKVHVAMLAAQGIVERADADAIEEGLDRIADEYEADGVPEDAALEDIHMHVEHRLAELIGPAAGRLHTARSRNDQVATDFRLWVRDAMDGALAGIAALQRALVTRAGAHADTVMPGFTHLQSAQPVTLGHHLMAYVEMLRRDASRFSDARARMNECPLGSAALAGTSFPLDRKATAAALGFDRPTANSLDAVSDRDFAIDYLTSAAQCALHLSRLAEEFVLWASQPFGFVALSDSFSTGSSIMPQKRNPDAAELVRGHAGRILGAMTALMVTMKGLPLAYSKDMQDDKEPVFEAHDLLTLSLAAMAGMVETVTFRAERMRALAESGHATATDLADWLVREANVPFREAHHITGRAVRLADEAGTALWELPLERLQEMDPRIDARVFDVLSLDASVRSRTSYGGTAPEQVRERIAAARKALEMDGE; this comes from the coding sequence ATGTGGGGCGGGCGCTTCGACGAAGGCCCATCGGCGATCATGCGCGAGATAAATGCCTCGATCGGCTTCGACAAGCGCTTGTGGCGCCACGACATCGCCGCGAGCAAGGTCCATGTCGCGATGCTCGCCGCGCAGGGCATTGTCGAACGGGCCGACGCCGACGCGATCGAGGAGGGACTGGACCGGATCGCCGACGAATATGAGGCGGACGGCGTCCCCGAGGACGCGGCGCTGGAAGACATCCACATGCATGTCGAGCACCGGCTGGCCGAGCTGATCGGCCCGGCGGCGGGGCGGCTGCATACGGCGCGGTCGCGCAACGACCAGGTGGCGACCGATTTCCGGCTGTGGGTGCGCGATGCGATGGACGGCGCGCTGGCCGGGATCGCGGCGCTCCAGCGAGCGCTGGTGACGCGCGCCGGCGCGCATGCCGACACGGTGATGCCGGGCTTCACTCATCTCCAGTCCGCCCAGCCGGTGACATTGGGCCATCATCTGATGGCCTATGTCGAGATGCTGCGGCGCGACGCCTCGCGCTTTTCCGACGCGCGGGCGCGGATGAACGAATGCCCGCTGGGCTCGGCGGCCTTGGCCGGCACCTCCTTCCCGCTCGACCGGAAGGCGACGGCGGCCGCGCTCGGCTTCGACCGGCCGACCGCAAATTCGCTCGACGCCGTCTCCGACCGCGACTTCGCGATCGACTATCTGACCAGCGCGGCGCAATGCGCGCTGCACCTCTCCCGGCTGGCCGAGGAGTTCGTCCTGTGGGCGAGCCAGCCCTTCGGCTTCGTCGCCTTGTCCGACAGCTTCTCGACCGGCTCGTCGATCATGCCGCAGAAGCGCAATCCCGACGCGGCCGAGCTGGTGCGCGGCCATGCCGGGCGCATCCTGGGCGCGATGACGGCGCTGATGGTGACGATGAAGGGCCTGCCGCTCGCTTATTCGAAGGACATGCAGGACGACAAGGAGCCGGTCTTCGAGGCGCACGACCTGCTCACCTTGTCGCTCGCGGCGATGGCGGGGATGGTCGAGACCGTGACCTTCCGCGCCGAGCGGATGCGGGCGCTGGCCGAGAGCGGCCATGCGACCGCCACCGACCTGGCCGACTGGCTGGTGCGCGAGGCGAATGTGCCCTTCCGCGAGGCGCACCATATCACCGGGCGGGCGGTCCGGCTGGCCGACGAGGCGGGCACGGCCTTGTGGGAACTGCCTTTAGAGAGGCTGCAGGAGATGGACCCGCGGATCGACGCGCGCGTTTTCGACGTGCTGTCGCTCGACGCCTCGGTTAGAAGCCGGACGAGCTATGGCGGCACCGCGCCGGAGCAAGTGCGCGAACGGATCGCGGCGGCGCGCAAGGCGCTGGAAATGGACGGGGAATGA
- a CDS encoding UTP--glucose-1-phosphate uridylyltransferase, with amino-acid sequence MRPVRKAVFPVAGLGTRILPATKAIPKEMLTIVDKPLIQYAVEEAREAGIEQMIFVTGRGKDALEDHFDIGFELERTMTERGKSLDPLDGTRFPPGAIVSVRQQAPLGLGHAVWCAREIVGDEPFAVLLPDDLMVGAPGCLSQMVQAYNDVGGNIVCTQDVPRERTASYGIVTPGAQKGALTEVEGLVEKPRPEAAPSTLGVVGRYILQPEIMPILETIGKGAGGEIQLTDGMAALIGRQPFHAVTFAGDRHDCGDARGFVLANLALGMARDDIAPALRAWLDQR; translated from the coding sequence ATGAGGCCTGTCCGCAAGGCTGTCTTCCCGGTCGCCGGGCTCGGCACCCGCATCCTGCCCGCCACCAAGGCGATCCCGAAGGAGATGCTGACCATCGTCGACAAGCCGCTCATCCAATATGCGGTGGAGGAAGCGCGCGAGGCCGGCATCGAGCAGATGATCTTCGTCACCGGGCGGGGCAAGGACGCACTGGAAGACCATTTCGACATCGGTTTCGAGCTGGAACGGACGATGACGGAACGCGGCAAGAGCCTCGATCCCCTGGACGGCACCCGCTTTCCGCCCGGCGCGATCGTTTCGGTCCGTCAGCAGGCGCCCTTGGGGCTTGGCCATGCCGTCTGGTGCGCGCGCGAGATCGTCGGCGACGAGCCCTTCGCGGTGCTGCTGCCCGACGACCTGATGGTGGGGGCGCCGGGCTGCCTCAGCCAGATGGTTCAGGCCTATAACGATGTCGGCGGCAATATCGTCTGCACCCAGGATGTGCCGCGCGAGCGCACGGCGAGCTACGGCATCGTCACGCCCGGTGCGCAGAAGGGCGCGCTGACCGAGGTGGAGGGGCTGGTCGAGAAGCCGCGCCCGGAAGCGGCGCCGTCGACGCTCGGCGTGGTCGGCCGCTATATCCTGCAGCCGGAGATCATGCCGATCCTGGAAACGATCGGGAAAGGCGCCGGCGGCGAGATCCAGCTCACCGACGGCATGGCCGCCCTGATCGGCCGCCAGCCCTTCCACGCCGTCACCTTCGCCGGCGACCGGCACGATTGCGGCGACGCCAGAGGCTTCGTTCTCGCCAATCTGGCGCTGGGGATGGCGCGGGACGACATCGCGCCGGCCTTGCGCGCCTGGCTGGACCAGCGCTGA
- a CDS encoding addiction module antidote protein produces the protein MSRRMAMLVETLSRTPDLRNMAAAEARTVMAMRLWIVMGKLGHCPLRAVTDRLGSPRAAAQLHLLMAEIGAAWPDPFCAAPPCCPRLSHDEALALDMVRTGGRGDRPCFDRLLADMLPADMRERLYRSAMVLSDELARA, from the coding sequence ATGAGCAGGAGGATGGCCATGCTCGTCGAAACGCTTTCGCGCACCCCGGATCTGAGGAATATGGCGGCGGCGGAGGCGCGCACCGTGATGGCGATGCGGCTGTGGATCGTGATGGGCAAGCTCGGCCATTGCCCGCTGCGCGCCGTCACCGACCGGCTGGGATCGCCGCGCGCCGCCGCACAGCTTCACCTGCTGATGGCCGAGATCGGCGCCGCCTGGCCCGACCCCTTCTGTGCCGCGCCGCCCTGCTGCCCCCGGCTCAGCCATGACGAGGCGCTGGCGCTCGACATGGTCCGCACCGGCGGGCGCGGCGACCGGCCCTGCTTCGACCGCCTGCTCGCCGACATGCTCCCCGCCGACATGCGCGAGCGGCTCTACCGCTCCGCCATGGTGCTGAGCGACGAGCTGGCGCGGGCGTAA
- the egtD gene encoding L-histidine N(alpha)-methyltransferase: MDAVTRRPVADPAFRADVLAGLAAPIPAIPARWLYDHRGSELFEEITRLPEYYPTRTETALLERHSGDFARLIAPDAAVIEFGSGSSAKTPILLRAIDPGAYVPIDISGDFLRESADALGADFPGLPVIPVEVDFMGPIALPGAVRAMPKLGFFPGSTIGNLVARTAVDLLRAMKETLGEGSRLLIGMDRIKDVDVLRAAYDDAAGVTAEFNLNLLHRINAELEGDIPVDAFRHRAIWNDELSRIEMHLEAQRDVAFSVAGERFVFRAGATIHTENSHKYGHRDSRLLLRAAGWGVVEEWTDAEQWFSILLAEAEPPRFAP; this comes from the coding sequence ATGGATGCCGTCACCCGCCGTCCGGTTGCCGATCCGGCCTTTCGCGCCGACGTGCTGGCGGGGCTCGCCGCGCCGATCCCGGCCATCCCGGCACGCTGGCTCTACGACCATCGCGGATCGGAATTGTTCGAGGAGATCACCCGGCTCCCCGAATATTATCCAACGCGGACCGAGACGGCGTTGCTCGAGCGCCACAGCGGCGATTTCGCGCGGCTGATCGCGCCGGACGCCGCCGTGATCGAATTCGGCTCCGGCTCATCCGCCAAGACCCCGATCCTGCTGCGCGCGATCGACCCCGGCGCCTATGTGCCGATCGACATCAGCGGCGATTTCCTGCGCGAATCCGCCGATGCGCTGGGTGCGGACTTTCCCGGCCTGCCCGTCATCCCGGTCGAGGTGGATTTCATGGGGCCGATCGCGCTGCCCGGCGCGGTGCGCGCGATGCCGAAGCTCGGCTTCTTCCCCGGATCGACGATCGGCAATCTGGTGGCGCGCACCGCCGTCGATCTGCTGCGCGCGATGAAGGAGACGCTGGGCGAGGGATCGCGGCTGCTGATCGGCATGGACCGGATCAAGGATGTCGATGTGCTGCGCGCCGCCTATGACGATGCGGCGGGCGTGACGGCCGAGTTCAATCTCAACCTGCTCCACCGGATCAATGCCGAGCTGGAGGGCGACATTCCGGTGGACGCCTTCCGCCACCGCGCGATCTGGAACGACGAATTGAGCCGGATCGAGATGCATCTGGAGGCGCAGCGCGATGTCGCCTTCTCCGTGGCCGGGGAACGCTTCGTCTTCCGGGCGGGTGCGACGATCCACACCGAGAACAGCCACAAATACGGCCATCGGGACAGCCGCCTGTTGCTGCGCGCCGCCGGCTGGGGCGTGGTCGAGGAATGGACCGACGCAGAGCAATGGTTCTCGATCCTGCTCGCCGAAGCGGAGCCGCCGCGCTTCGCGCCCTGA